Proteins encoded together in one Oreochromis aureus strain Israel breed Guangdong linkage group 23, ZZ_aureus, whole genome shotgun sequence window:
- the ttc39a gene encoding tetratricopeptide repeat protein 39A isoform X3, producing MGDSRSHTRPSPEAHVGHVMNTSCSRSDLTLALEDCMVALDLFLRNDFEEAQARLKCRNKDSMYHALTYATILEMQAMMTFDPQHILVAGNTMKEAQAICQRHRKKSSFSKTFTEEELHAEVCYAECLLQRAALTFLQDENMISFIKGGIKVRNSYQTYKELHTVLQSSGYTHGDNHGHFEGGVKLGVGAFNLMISMLPTRTLKLLEFVGFSGNKEFGLQQLQEGSVESTFRSFLCNMLLLCYHTFMSFILGTGEGDVEDAEKLLEPYLKKYPKGSIFLFFAGRIEEIKGNLDAAIMRFEECCEAQQQWKQFHHMCYWELMWCFTYKRHWKMAYFYADLLSKENSWSKATYAYMKAAYLSMLTKDDCLTFGETALTLFRQVPGLKQKIAGKSLPTEKFAIRKARRYLAENPVPLPAPPLEMMYIWNGYTVIGKHKDLTEGMLKTLDEAQAQLESLPRSEFSIDDQCLLSLLKGLCLKHLGHHEEAEHYFTLVLCNETQIKYDHYLVPNALLEHGLLCLQQGRKDDAIKLLETAKQNYKNYSMESRTHFRIQAALHKAKGSGENGIHVPSSP from the exons ATGGGCGATTCCAGGTCGCACACGCGCCCGTCACCTGAAGCTCATGTGGGTCATGTGATGAATACAAG CTGCTCACGGTCAGACCTGACGCTGGCTCTCGAGGACTGTATGGTCGCCCTGGATCTGTTCCTCAGAAACGACTTTGAAGAGGCGCAGGCCCGGCTCAAATGCAG aaacaAAGACAGCATGTACCACGCTCTGACCTATGCCACCATTCTAGAAATGCAGGCCATGATGACCTTCGACCCTCAACACATCCTAGTTGCAGGGAACACCATGAAGGAGGCACAGGCTATCTGCCAGCG GCACCGCAAGAAGTCTTCCTTTTCAAAAACCTTCACAGAAG AGGAGCTCCATGCTGAAGTTTGTTACGCCGAGTGTCTCCTCCAGAGGGCAGCGCTCACCTTCCTTCAG GATGAAAACATGATCAGTTTTATCAAAGGGGGAATCAAAGTGAGGAACAGTTATCAGACTTACAA AGAGCTTCACACGGTCCTGCAGTCCTCTGGATACACTCACGGTGACAACCATGGGCATTTTGAGGGTGGCGTTAAACTGGGAGTAGGAGCTTTTAATCTA ATGATTTCCATGTTGCCTACACGAACACTCAAGCTGCTGGAGTTTGTCGGTTTCTCTGGTAATAAG GAGTTTGGTCTCCAGCAGCTTCAAGAGGGCTCGGTAGAAAGCACATTCAGGTCCTTCCTGTGCAACATGCTTCTCCTCTGTTATCACACATTCATGAGCTTCATACTAG GCACTGGAGAAGGAGACGTTGAGGATGCAGAAAAACTGCTGGAGCCATATCTTAAAAAATACCCCAAG GGATCCATCTTTTTGTTCTTTGCTGGTCGGATAGAAGAGATCAAAGGCAACCTGGATGCT GCTATCATGCGTTTTGAGGAGTGCTGCGAGGCTCAGCAGCAGTGGAAGCAGTTCCATCACATGTGCTACTGGGAGCTGATGTGGTGCTTCACATACAAAAGGCACTGGAAGATGGCCTACTTCTACGCTGACCTGCTCAGCAAGGAGAACTCATGGTCCAAG GCTACCTATGCATATATGAAAGCAGCCTACCTCAGTATGCTGACTAAGGATGACTGCCTAACCTTTGGGGAGACAGCACTTACTCTGTTCAG GCAGGTCCCCGGGCTTAAGCAGAAAATAGCAGGAAAGTCTTTACCAACGGAGAAGTTTGCTATCAGGAAAGCCCGCCGCTACCTGGCAGAAAATCCCGTACCTCTTCCTGCTCCTCCGCTG GAGATGATGTACATCTGGAACGGTTATACAGTCATTGGCAAACACAAAGACTTAACTGAAGGCATGCTGAAAACACTGGATGAGGCACAGGCTCAACTTGAAAGTCTACCAA GATCGGAGTTCTCCATAGATGATCAGTGTTTGCTGAGCCTCTTGAAGGGACTGTGTCTCAAACACTTGGGTCACCACGAGGAGGCAGAGCACTACTTTACCCTCGTCCTCTGCAA TGAAACTCAGATCAAGTATGACCACTACCTGGTACCCAATGCCCTGCTGGAACACGGTCTGCTGTGTCTGCAGCAAGGGCGAAAAGATGACGCTATCAAACTCCTAGAAACAGCAAA gcaaaattacaaaaactaCTCGATGGAATCACGGACACACTTTCGTATACAGGCTGCTTTGCACAAGGCCAAAGGCAGCGGGGAGAACGGTATCCATGTGCCCTCCAGCCCATAA
- the ttc39a gene encoding tetratricopeptide repeat protein 39A isoform X2, translating to MNPQDVPDSPDSPSRLSDVNSPELDSIITDFKLQIPDDKDGLESTDPSNGCSRSDLTLALEDCMVALDLFLRNDFEEAQARLKCRNKDSMYHALTYATILEMQAMMTFDPQHILVAGNTMKEAQAICQRHRKKSSFSKTFTEEELHAEVCYAECLLQRAALTFLQDENMISFIKGGIKVRNSYQTYKELHTVLQSSGYTHGDNHGHFEGGVKLGVGAFNLMISMLPTRTLKLLEFVGFSGNKEFGLQQLQEGSVESTFRSFLCNMLLLCYHTFMSFILGTGEGDVEDAEKLLEPYLKKYPKGSIFLFFAGRIEEIKGNLDAAIMRFEECCEAQQQWKQFHHMCYWELMWCFTYKRHWKMAYFYADLLSKENSWSKATYAYMKAAYLSMLTKDDCLTFGETALTLFRQVPGLKQKIAGKSLPTEKFAIRKARRYLAENPVPLPAPPLEMMYIWNGYTVIGKHKDLTEGMLKTLDEAQAQLESLPRSEFSIDDQCLLSLLKGLCLKHLGHHEEAEHYFTLVLCNETQIKYDHYLVPNALLEHGLLCLQQGRKDDAIKLLETAKQNYKNYSMESRTHFRIQAALHKAKGSGENGIHVPSSP from the exons CTGCTCACGGTCAGACCTGACGCTGGCTCTCGAGGACTGTATGGTCGCCCTGGATCTGTTCCTCAGAAACGACTTTGAAGAGGCGCAGGCCCGGCTCAAATGCAG aaacaAAGACAGCATGTACCACGCTCTGACCTATGCCACCATTCTAGAAATGCAGGCCATGATGACCTTCGACCCTCAACACATCCTAGTTGCAGGGAACACCATGAAGGAGGCACAGGCTATCTGCCAGCG GCACCGCAAGAAGTCTTCCTTTTCAAAAACCTTCACAGAAG AGGAGCTCCATGCTGAAGTTTGTTACGCCGAGTGTCTCCTCCAGAGGGCAGCGCTCACCTTCCTTCAG GATGAAAACATGATCAGTTTTATCAAAGGGGGAATCAAAGTGAGGAACAGTTATCAGACTTACAA AGAGCTTCACACGGTCCTGCAGTCCTCTGGATACACTCACGGTGACAACCATGGGCATTTTGAGGGTGGCGTTAAACTGGGAGTAGGAGCTTTTAATCTA ATGATTTCCATGTTGCCTACACGAACACTCAAGCTGCTGGAGTTTGTCGGTTTCTCTGGTAATAAG GAGTTTGGTCTCCAGCAGCTTCAAGAGGGCTCGGTAGAAAGCACATTCAGGTCCTTCCTGTGCAACATGCTTCTCCTCTGTTATCACACATTCATGAGCTTCATACTAG GCACTGGAGAAGGAGACGTTGAGGATGCAGAAAAACTGCTGGAGCCATATCTTAAAAAATACCCCAAG GGATCCATCTTTTTGTTCTTTGCTGGTCGGATAGAAGAGATCAAAGGCAACCTGGATGCT GCTATCATGCGTTTTGAGGAGTGCTGCGAGGCTCAGCAGCAGTGGAAGCAGTTCCATCACATGTGCTACTGGGAGCTGATGTGGTGCTTCACATACAAAAGGCACTGGAAGATGGCCTACTTCTACGCTGACCTGCTCAGCAAGGAGAACTCATGGTCCAAG GCTACCTATGCATATATGAAAGCAGCCTACCTCAGTATGCTGACTAAGGATGACTGCCTAACCTTTGGGGAGACAGCACTTACTCTGTTCAG GCAGGTCCCCGGGCTTAAGCAGAAAATAGCAGGAAAGTCTTTACCAACGGAGAAGTTTGCTATCAGGAAAGCCCGCCGCTACCTGGCAGAAAATCCCGTACCTCTTCCTGCTCCTCCGCTG GAGATGATGTACATCTGGAACGGTTATACAGTCATTGGCAAACACAAAGACTTAACTGAAGGCATGCTGAAAACACTGGATGAGGCACAGGCTCAACTTGAAAGTCTACCAA GATCGGAGTTCTCCATAGATGATCAGTGTTTGCTGAGCCTCTTGAAGGGACTGTGTCTCAAACACTTGGGTCACCACGAGGAGGCAGAGCACTACTTTACCCTCGTCCTCTGCAA TGAAACTCAGATCAAGTATGACCACTACCTGGTACCCAATGCCCTGCTGGAACACGGTCTGCTGTGTCTGCAGCAAGGGCGAAAAGATGACGCTATCAAACTCCTAGAAACAGCAAA gcaaaattacaaaaactaCTCGATGGAATCACGGACACACTTTCGTATACAGGCTGCTTTGCACAAGGCCAAAGGCAGCGGGGAGAACGGTATCCATGTGCCCTCCAGCCCATAA
- the ttc39a gene encoding tetratricopeptide repeat protein 39A isoform X4, producing the protein MKMSGEEETLSNGCSRSDLTLALEDCMVALDLFLRNDFEEAQARLKCRNKDSMYHALTYATILEMQAMMTFDPQHILVAGNTMKEAQAICQRHRKKSSFSKTFTEEELHAEVCYAECLLQRAALTFLQDENMISFIKGGIKVRNSYQTYKELHTVLQSSGYTHGDNHGHFEGGVKLGVGAFNLMISMLPTRTLKLLEFVGFSGNKEFGLQQLQEGSVESTFRSFLCNMLLLCYHTFMSFILGTGEGDVEDAEKLLEPYLKKYPKGSIFLFFAGRIEEIKGNLDAAIMRFEECCEAQQQWKQFHHMCYWELMWCFTYKRHWKMAYFYADLLSKENSWSKATYAYMKAAYLSMLTKDDCLTFGETALTLFRQVPGLKQKIAGKSLPTEKFAIRKARRYLAENPVPLPAPPLEMMYIWNGYTVIGKHKDLTEGMLKTLDEAQAQLESLPRSEFSIDDQCLLSLLKGLCLKHLGHHEEAEHYFTLVLCNETQIKYDHYLVPNALLEHGLLCLQQGRKDDAIKLLETAKQNYKNYSMESRTHFRIQAALHKAKGSGENGIHVPSSP; encoded by the exons CTGCTCACGGTCAGACCTGACGCTGGCTCTCGAGGACTGTATGGTCGCCCTGGATCTGTTCCTCAGAAACGACTTTGAAGAGGCGCAGGCCCGGCTCAAATGCAG aaacaAAGACAGCATGTACCACGCTCTGACCTATGCCACCATTCTAGAAATGCAGGCCATGATGACCTTCGACCCTCAACACATCCTAGTTGCAGGGAACACCATGAAGGAGGCACAGGCTATCTGCCAGCG GCACCGCAAGAAGTCTTCCTTTTCAAAAACCTTCACAGAAG AGGAGCTCCATGCTGAAGTTTGTTACGCCGAGTGTCTCCTCCAGAGGGCAGCGCTCACCTTCCTTCAG GATGAAAACATGATCAGTTTTATCAAAGGGGGAATCAAAGTGAGGAACAGTTATCAGACTTACAA AGAGCTTCACACGGTCCTGCAGTCCTCTGGATACACTCACGGTGACAACCATGGGCATTTTGAGGGTGGCGTTAAACTGGGAGTAGGAGCTTTTAATCTA ATGATTTCCATGTTGCCTACACGAACACTCAAGCTGCTGGAGTTTGTCGGTTTCTCTGGTAATAAG GAGTTTGGTCTCCAGCAGCTTCAAGAGGGCTCGGTAGAAAGCACATTCAGGTCCTTCCTGTGCAACATGCTTCTCCTCTGTTATCACACATTCATGAGCTTCATACTAG GCACTGGAGAAGGAGACGTTGAGGATGCAGAAAAACTGCTGGAGCCATATCTTAAAAAATACCCCAAG GGATCCATCTTTTTGTTCTTTGCTGGTCGGATAGAAGAGATCAAAGGCAACCTGGATGCT GCTATCATGCGTTTTGAGGAGTGCTGCGAGGCTCAGCAGCAGTGGAAGCAGTTCCATCACATGTGCTACTGGGAGCTGATGTGGTGCTTCACATACAAAAGGCACTGGAAGATGGCCTACTTCTACGCTGACCTGCTCAGCAAGGAGAACTCATGGTCCAAG GCTACCTATGCATATATGAAAGCAGCCTACCTCAGTATGCTGACTAAGGATGACTGCCTAACCTTTGGGGAGACAGCACTTACTCTGTTCAG GCAGGTCCCCGGGCTTAAGCAGAAAATAGCAGGAAAGTCTTTACCAACGGAGAAGTTTGCTATCAGGAAAGCCCGCCGCTACCTGGCAGAAAATCCCGTACCTCTTCCTGCTCCTCCGCTG GAGATGATGTACATCTGGAACGGTTATACAGTCATTGGCAAACACAAAGACTTAACTGAAGGCATGCTGAAAACACTGGATGAGGCACAGGCTCAACTTGAAAGTCTACCAA GATCGGAGTTCTCCATAGATGATCAGTGTTTGCTGAGCCTCTTGAAGGGACTGTGTCTCAAACACTTGGGTCACCACGAGGAGGCAGAGCACTACTTTACCCTCGTCCTCTGCAA TGAAACTCAGATCAAGTATGACCACTACCTGGTACCCAATGCCCTGCTGGAACACGGTCTGCTGTGTCTGCAGCAAGGGCGAAAAGATGACGCTATCAAACTCCTAGAAACAGCAAA gcaaaattacaaaaactaCTCGATGGAATCACGGACACACTTTCGTATACAGGCTGCTTTGCACAAGGCCAAAGGCAGCGGGGAGAACGGTATCCATGTGCCCTCCAGCCCATAA